The Elaeis guineensis isolate ETL-2024a chromosome 13, EG11, whole genome shotgun sequence genome includes a region encoding these proteins:
- the LOC105033034 gene encoding L-ascorbate oxidase: MLQSRKEDLIWPKMEASRCVGLAAPLQYLFLFIIFATFGSVQANTHHQKWEVAYEFRSPDCFQKLAITINGRTPGPTIVAGQGDTIVIDVKNRLLTENLAIHWHGIRQIGTPWYDGTEGVTQCPIVPGETFTYRFVVDRPGTYMYHAHYGMQRSAGLYGLIQVLPPAGMAELFTYDYDRSIILNDWWHKSTYEQAVGLSSKDFTFVGEPQSLLINGRGKFNCSNVRSGVCNETNPECLPYVLTVVSGKTYRLRIASITSLSALNFEIEGHNLTVVEADGYHVKPFVVKNLNIYSGETYSVLFKADQDPSHNYWFAVNVVSRKPNTPTGTAILNYYPNPPRRLPPTMPPYGPLWNDTMYQLNQSNAIRSHPDYIHPPPLTSDRMILLLNTQNFVDGYLKWALNNVTFTLPHTPYLIALKEKLFHGFDQRPPPETYDYKNYDIYAIQKNQNATASTSIYRLGFNSTVDVILQNANTKNPNNSETHPWHLHGHDFWVLGYGIGKFDPEIDPKRYNLVDPIKKNTVALHPYGWTALRFQADNPGVWAFHCHIESHFAMGMGVVFEEGVDKLGKLPTDIMGCGDSKYLKRP; encoded by the exons atgctccAAAGCCGGAAGGAAGACTTGATTTGGCCTAAGATGGAGGCGTCCAGATGCGTTGGATTAGCAGCTCCCCTGCAGTACCTGTTTCTCTTCATCATCTTCGCCACCTTTGGCTCTGTTCAAGCCAATACCCACCATCAAAAATGGGAGGTGGCATACGAGTTTAGGTCCCCTGATTGTTTCCAGAAGCTGGCAATCACCATCAATGGAAGAACGCCCGGTCCCACTATCGTCGCTGGGCAGGGAGACACTATCGTCATCGATGTCAAGAATAGGCTGCTCACAGAGAACTTGGCCATTCACTGGCATGGGATTAGGCAG atcgGCACTCCATGGTATGATGGCACTGAAGGGGTGACACAGTGTCCGATTGTGCCGGGGGAAACATTTACTTACAGATTTGTTGTTGATAGA ccggGGACTTACATGTACCATGCACACTATGGGATGCAAAGATCAGCTGGACTCTACGGTCTCATTCAAGTTCTGCCACCTGCCGGGATGGCTGAGCTGTTCACCTATGATTATGACCGGagcatcattcttaatgattggTGGCACAAGAGCACTTATGAACAGGCTGTTGGCCTGAGTTCAAAGGACTTCACCTTCGTTGGTGAGCCTCAG TCTCTTTTGATCAATGGAAGGGGAAAGTTCAACTGCTCCAATGTAAGAAGTGGGGTCTGCAATGAAACCAATCCTGAGTGCCTGCCTTATGTGTTAACAGTCGTCTCGGGCAAGACATATCGTCTCCGAATTGCAAGCATCACCTCTCTTTCAGctctaaattttgaaattgag GGACACAACTTGACTGTTGTCGAAGCTGATGGATACCATGTGAAGCCATTTGTAGTGAAGAACCTGAACATCTACTCGGGTGAGACCTACTCTGTGCTCTTCAAGGCTGACCAAGACCCCTCCCATAATTATTGGTTTGCTGTCAATGTCGTTAGCCGCAAGCCAAATACTCCCACTGGAACTGCCATCCTCAATTACTATCCAAATCCTCCTAGAAGGCTCCCTCCAACTATGCCACCTTATGGTCCCCTTTGGAATGACACCATGTACCAACTCAATCAAAGCAATGCCATCCGATCGCATCCTGATTACATCCATCCTCCTCCGCTCACCTCCGACCGTATGATCCTGTTGCTGAACACCCAAAATTTTGTTGATGGTTATCTAAAGTGGGCTCTCAATAATGTAACATTCACTCTTCCCCACACACCATACCTCATTGCTCTCAAGGAGAAACTGTTTCATGGCTTTGATCAAAGACCACCACCAGAGACTTATGACTACAAGAACTATGATATTTATGCCATTCAGAAGAATCAAAATGCAACGGCGAGCACTTCAATTTATCGGTTAGGGTTCAATTCGACAGTGGATGTGATCTTGCAGAATGCAAACACGAAGAACCCAAACAACAGTGAGACACATCCATGGCATCTTCATGGGCATGACTTCTGGGTTTTGGGCTATGGAATTGGGAagtttgatccagagattgatcccAAGAGGTACAATTTGGTGGACCCAATTAAGAAGAACACAGTGGCACTGCATCCCTATGGATGGACAGCTCTGAGATTTCAGGCTGATAACCCTGGTGTATGGGCTTTCCATTGCCACATTGAGTCACATTTTGCCATGGGAATGGGGGTTGTGTTTGAAGAGGGGGTGGACAAGCTTGGGAAGCTGCCCACAGATATCATGGGTTGTGGTGATTCCAAATATCTAAAAAGGCCTTGA